Part of the Cryptosporangium arvum DSM 44712 genome, GCCCACCGTCCTGCAGCGCCAGGACGGCAACTGCCTGTTCTACCGCCGCAAGGTCAACGTGCTGTTCGGCGACCCCGAGGGCGGCAAGACATGGGTGGCGCTCGCCGCGCTCGTCGACGTCCTCACCGACGGCGGCAAGGCCGTGTTCATCGACCTCGACCACAACGGCGCCGGCGAGATCCTGTCCCGCCTGATCTACCTCGGAGCCAAACCCGCCGAGCTCAGCGACCCGGAGCGGTTCCGGCTGGCCGAACCCGAAGACCAGCTCGTCATGCGCGCGACCGTGGCCGACCTCTGCCAGTGGGAGCCCGACGCCGCGGTCGTCGACTCGGTCGGCGAGCTGCTGCCGCTGATGGGCGCCAGCTCCAACAGCCCCGACGACTGGACGACGGTCAACCGGCGCATCCTGACGCCCCTGGCCAACTCCGGGGCCGCGGTCATCGCCGTCGACCACCTCCCGAAGTCAGCTGACGCGCGAGCCGCTGGCCCGACCGGGACCGTCGCGAAGAAGCGATCGATCAACGGGGCCAGCTACCGCGTGTACGCCATGACGGCGTTCGCGCCGGGCCAGGGAGGCGCGGCGGGCCTCGAGGTCGAGAAGGACCGTCCTGGTGGAGTCCGCGAGCACTGCCCGATGACGGGCAGCCAGAAGCAGAAGGCCGGGGTGTTCCGGCTGGAGCACCGTCTCGACGGCGCCGGCCACTGGTACATCAGCGACCCGGTCGAGGTGGTCCGGGAGGACGTCGACGCCGACGTCCAGGCCCTCGACGAGTTGGTCCCGCCGCCGAGGTCGAAGCAAGACGTCAAGGACCGCCTGAAATGGGGCTCCGACCGCGCGTACCGCTCGCTCACAAGGTGGCGTGAGCTGCGAAAAGAAGCATCTGCGAGCGAGGCGGACGAGTGACAGGACACCCGATGGTCCTGGTCCTCCCCCTAAAGGAGGGGGGAGGACAGGACCACCAACCGGGACGGTCCTTAGGACCGCTCAGGACCGGACCAGGACCAGGACTACCTAGCCCAACGACCTACCCCGCAGTGCCGAGCGGCCCGCAAAGCACTCGGCGTAGGCCGCCCAAACGACGACTCGGAAGGAAGGTCACCGCCATGACCCGAACCGCTACCGCATCTACTGCTCTGCTCGACCAGGTCGACGCCGCGG contains:
- a CDS encoding AAA family ATPase, with the translated sequence MTTLNERLAAVQQELEAVEAENSQTEVVLEQDQVLYVDVAALLDGGLPEREKPTVLQRQDGNCLFYRRKVNVLFGDPEGGKTWVALAALVDVLTDGGKAVFIDLDHNGAGEILSRLIYLGAKPAELSDPERFRLAEPEDQLVMRATVADLCQWEPDAAVVDSVGELLPLMGASSNSPDDWTTVNRRILTPLANSGAAVIAVDHLPKSADARAAGPTGTVAKKRSINGASYRVYAMTAFAPGQGGAAGLEVEKDRPGGVREHCPMTGSQKQKAGVFRLEHRLDGAGHWYISDPVEVVREDVDADVQALDELVPPPRSKQDVKDRLKWGSDRAYRSLTRWRELRKEASASEADE